The following coding sequences are from one Sander lucioperca isolate FBNREF2018 chromosome 2, SLUC_FBN_1.2, whole genome shotgun sequence window:
- the LOC116053911 gene encoding phosphatidylinositol transfer protein beta isoform-like isoform X2 translates to MVLIKEYRVVLPCSVEEYQVGQLFSVAEASKNETGGGEGIEVLKNEPYEKDGEKGQYTHKIYHIKSKVPAFVKMMAPTGSLVFHEKAWNAYPYCRTIVTNEYMKDNFFIKIETWHKPDLGTQENVHKLDSSTWDTVNVVPIDIADRSQVSNADYKPDEDPATFKSAKTGRGPLGPTWKKELVSNTDCPRMCAYKLVTVKFKWWGLQTKVESFIHEQEKRIFNNFHRQLFCWIDRWVELSMDDIRRMEAETQRELDEMREKGSVRGTKAADE, encoded by the exons ATGGTCCTCATCAAGGAGTA ccgTGTGGTTTTACCCTGTAGTGTTGAGGAG TATCAAGTGGGACAGCTGTTCTCGGTGGCTGAAGCAAGTAAAAATGAGACGGGCGGCGGTGAGGGCATCGAGGTACTCAAGAACGAGCCCTACGAAAAGGACGGCGAGAAAGGACAGTACACACATAAAATCTACCACATAAAGag TAAAGTCCCAGCATTTGTCAAGATGATGGCCCCTACAGGCTCCCTTGTATTCCATGAAAAAGCCTGGAATGCCTACCCTTACTGCAGAACCA TCGTGACG AATGAGTATATGAAAGACAATTTCTTCATTAAGATTGAGACGTGGCACAAACCAGACCTTGGAACACAAGAAAAT GTGCACAAACTAGACAGCTCCACGTGGGACACTGTAAATGTTGTGCCCATTGACATTGCAGACAGAAGTCAAGTGTCCAACGCT GACTACAAGCCAGACGAGGACCCCGCCACGTTCAAATCGGCGAAGACCGGCCGAGGACCCCTCGGTCCCACCTGGAAG AAAGAGCTGGTTAGTAACACTGACTGCCCGCGGATGTGTGCCTACAAACTGGTCACAGTCAAGTTCAAGTGGTGGGGCCTGCAGACCAAAGTGGAGAGCTTCATCCATGAG CAAGAGAAGAGGATCTTCAATAACTTCCACCGCCAGCTCTTCTGTTGGATTGATAGGTGGGTGGAGCTGAGCATGGATGACATCCGGCGCATGgaggcagagacacagagggagCTGGACGAG ATGCGTGAGAAGGGCTCTGTGCGAGGCACAAAGGCTGCAGATGAGTAG
- the LOC116053911 gene encoding phosphatidylinositol transfer protein beta isoform-like isoform X1 has translation MVLIKEYRVVLPCSVEEYQVGQLFSVAEASKNETGGGEGIEVLKNEPYEKDGEKGQYTHKIYHIKSKVPAFVKMMAPTGSLVFHEKAWNAYPYCRTIVTNEYMKDNFFIKIETWHKPDLGTQENVHKLDSSTWDTVNVVPIDIADRSQVSNADYKPDEDPATFKSAKTGRGPLGPTWKKELVSNTDCPRMCAYKLVTVKFKWWGLQTKVESFIHEQEKRIFNNFHRQLFCWIDRWVELSMDDIRRMEAETQRELDELRRRGEVRGTSAADE, from the exons ATGGTCCTCATCAAGGAGTA ccgTGTGGTTTTACCCTGTAGTGTTGAGGAG TATCAAGTGGGACAGCTGTTCTCGGTGGCTGAAGCAAGTAAAAATGAGACGGGCGGCGGTGAGGGCATCGAGGTACTCAAGAACGAGCCCTACGAAAAGGACGGCGAGAAAGGACAGTACACACATAAAATCTACCACATAAAGag TAAAGTCCCAGCATTTGTCAAGATGATGGCCCCTACAGGCTCCCTTGTATTCCATGAAAAAGCCTGGAATGCCTACCCTTACTGCAGAACCA TCGTGACG AATGAGTATATGAAAGACAATTTCTTCATTAAGATTGAGACGTGGCACAAACCAGACCTTGGAACACAAGAAAAT GTGCACAAACTAGACAGCTCCACGTGGGACACTGTAAATGTTGTGCCCATTGACATTGCAGACAGAAGTCAAGTGTCCAACGCT GACTACAAGCCAGACGAGGACCCCGCCACGTTCAAATCGGCGAAGACCGGCCGAGGACCCCTCGGTCCCACCTGGAAG AAAGAGCTGGTTAGTAACACTGACTGCCCGCGGATGTGTGCCTACAAACTGGTCACAGTCAAGTTCAAGTGGTGGGGCCTGCAGACCAAAGTGGAGAGCTTCATCCATGAG CAAGAGAAGAGGATCTTCAATAACTTCCACCGCCAGCTCTTCTGTTGGATTGATAGGTGGGTGGAGCTGAGCATGGATGACATCCGGCGCATGgaggcagagacacagagggagCTGGACGAG
- the LOC116053911 gene encoding phosphatidylinositol transfer protein beta isoform-like isoform X3, protein MVLIKEYRVVLPCSVEEYQVGQLFSVAEASKNETGGGEGIEVLKNEPYEKDGEKGQYTHKIYHIKSKVPAFVKMMAPTGSLVFHEKAWNAYPYCRTIVTNEYMKDNFFIKIETWHKPDLGTQENVHKLDSSTWDTVNVVPIDIADRSQVSNADYKPDEDPATFKSAKTGRGPLGPTWKQEKRIFNNFHRQLFCWIDRWVELSMDDIRRMEAETQRELDELRRRGEVRGTSAADE, encoded by the exons ATGGTCCTCATCAAGGAGTA ccgTGTGGTTTTACCCTGTAGTGTTGAGGAG TATCAAGTGGGACAGCTGTTCTCGGTGGCTGAAGCAAGTAAAAATGAGACGGGCGGCGGTGAGGGCATCGAGGTACTCAAGAACGAGCCCTACGAAAAGGACGGCGAGAAAGGACAGTACACACATAAAATCTACCACATAAAGag TAAAGTCCCAGCATTTGTCAAGATGATGGCCCCTACAGGCTCCCTTGTATTCCATGAAAAAGCCTGGAATGCCTACCCTTACTGCAGAACCA TCGTGACG AATGAGTATATGAAAGACAATTTCTTCATTAAGATTGAGACGTGGCACAAACCAGACCTTGGAACACAAGAAAAT GTGCACAAACTAGACAGCTCCACGTGGGACACTGTAAATGTTGTGCCCATTGACATTGCAGACAGAAGTCAAGTGTCCAACGCT GACTACAAGCCAGACGAGGACCCCGCCACGTTCAAATCGGCGAAGACCGGCCGAGGACCCCTCGGTCCCACCTGGAAG CAAGAGAAGAGGATCTTCAATAACTTCCACCGCCAGCTCTTCTGTTGGATTGATAGGTGGGTGGAGCTGAGCATGGATGACATCCGGCGCATGgaggcagagacacagagggagCTGGACGAG